A window from Paraburkholderia acidiphila encodes these proteins:
- a CDS encoding winged helix-turn-helix transcriptional regulator, which produces MVVLDLLGRRTALRILWELRGEALTFRALQEACDTNARLLNTRLAELRASGLVEHGEGGYQMTAEGRKLRAALQPLQVWAREWAERDPQGFEAADRDQCGREA; this is translated from the coding sequence ATGGTCGTGCTGGATCTGCTCGGGCGGCGGACCGCACTGCGGATTCTGTGGGAGCTGCGCGGCGAGGCGTTGACGTTTCGCGCGCTTCAGGAGGCCTGCGACACCAATGCCCGCCTGCTCAACACGCGGCTCGCGGAATTGAGAGCGTCGGGGCTTGTCGAGCATGGAGAAGGCGGTTATCAGATGACGGCCGAAGGCAGGAAACTCCGGGCCGCCTTGCAGCCGCTGCAGGTCTGGGCCCGGGAGTGGGCCGAGCGCGACCCTCAGGGGTTCGAAGCTGCGGATCGCGATCAGTGCGGCCGCGAGGCGTAA